One window of Gemmatimonas sp. UBA7669 genomic DNA carries:
- the pseF gene encoding pseudaminic acid cytidylyltransferase: MPESELTAVAGQRLAVIPARGGSQRIPRKNIRAFCGRPMIVWAIESALASGCFDHVIVSTDDEDIAEVALSVGAEVPFRRPPALADHHTPTRPVVNHAIVEAQRLYGEIHHVCCLYATAPFVRASDLQRGLALLQQSDMDFVFTVTTFPFPIQRALRLLPTGGVGMWHPEHANTRSQDLETAYHDAGQFYWGQAAAFLQGRDMYAARALPLVMPRYRVEDIDTPEDWRRAELLMQAMQQDLTAFP, translated from the coding sequence ATGCCGGAGTCTGAGCTCACTGCGGTTGCCGGCCAGCGACTCGCGGTCATTCCGGCACGCGGCGGCAGCCAGCGAATCCCGCGAAAGAACATCAGGGCGTTCTGCGGGCGGCCCATGATCGTGTGGGCCATCGAATCCGCACTGGCGAGCGGGTGCTTCGATCACGTGATCGTCTCGACTGACGATGAGGACATCGCGGAGGTGGCGCTGTCCGTCGGTGCGGAGGTCCCGTTCCGCCGACCCCCGGCACTGGCTGATCATCACACGCCCACCCGGCCCGTGGTGAATCACGCCATCGTCGAGGCACAACGCCTGTACGGCGAGATCCACCACGTTTGCTGTCTCTACGCCACGGCGCCCTTCGTTCGCGCGAGCGATCTGCAGCGCGGGCTCGCGTTGCTGCAGCAGTCGGACATGGATTTCGTCTTCACGGTGACAACGTTTCCCTTTCCCATCCAACGGGCGTTGCGACTCCTTCCCACTGGCGGAGTCGGCATGTGGCATCCGGAGCATGCCAACACGCGGTCCCAGGACCTGGAGACCGCCTATCATGACGCCGGACAGTTCTATTGGGGACAGGCGGCGGCGTTTCTCCAGGGCAGGGACATGTATGCGGCACGCGCGCTTCCCTTGGTGATGCCACGCTATCGTGTCGAAGACATCGACACCCCTGAGGATTGGCGGCGGGCGGAGTTGCTGATGCAGGCCATGCAGCAGGACCTCACCGCCTTTCCCTGA
- the pseC gene encoding UDP-4-amino-4,6-dideoxy-N-acetyl-beta-L-altrosamine transaminase, whose amino-acid sequence MDDDSIPYGRHEVDADDLAAVAAVLQGDWLTTGPAVERFERAFAEFVGVDHAVAVSSGTAALHLAMLAGGIGPGDEVIVPTLTFAATANCVRYVGGTVVFADIDGHTLTVDPDHVASLITPRTRAIVAVDYAGLPADLTALRTMADRHGLLFVEDGCHALGAWCDGRRVGSVADLTCFSFHPVKHITTAEGGMITTANPEMAALLRTLRNHGIPTDHRARERAGVWEYDMTALGYNYRLSDLQCALGFSQLAKLPAWLARRATLAARYDEAFAEDPRVFRQSAATGRTHAHHLYPLRVAGREPADMRAAVFHALRQRGVRVNVHYRPVYLHSYYQALGYRAGLCPVAEHAYAGLLSLPMWHGLRDVQQAQVIDRVRDALTSVLHAGV is encoded by the coding sequence ATGGATGACGACAGCATTCCGTATGGGCGTCACGAGGTGGACGCGGACGATCTCGCCGCCGTGGCGGCGGTGCTGCAGGGCGACTGGCTGACGACGGGCCCGGCCGTCGAGCGCTTCGAACGGGCTTTCGCCGAATTTGTCGGGGTGGACCATGCGGTGGCGGTCAGTAGTGGAACCGCAGCGCTGCATCTGGCCATGCTGGCGGGTGGTATAGGCCCCGGGGATGAGGTCATCGTTCCGACGCTCACCTTTGCAGCCACGGCCAATTGCGTGCGCTATGTCGGTGGAACCGTCGTGTTCGCCGACATCGATGGTCACACGCTGACCGTCGACCCGGACCACGTGGCCTCGCTGATCACACCGCGTACGCGCGCCATCGTGGCAGTGGACTACGCGGGACTGCCGGCCGATCTCACCGCATTGCGTACCATGGCGGATCGGCATGGTCTCCTCTTTGTCGAAGACGGATGTCACGCGCTGGGGGCATGGTGCGACGGGCGGCGCGTTGGCAGTGTGGCGGACCTGACCTGCTTCAGCTTTCATCCGGTGAAGCACATCACCACCGCAGAAGGCGGCATGATCACGACGGCCAACCCCGAGATGGCCGCACTGCTGCGCACGCTGCGCAATCATGGCATCCCGACGGATCACCGGGCCCGTGAGCGGGCCGGCGTGTGGGAATACGACATGACGGCGCTGGGATACAACTATCGTCTGAGCGACCTGCAATGCGCCCTTGGCTTCAGTCAGCTCGCAAAACTGCCGGCGTGGCTGGCACGTCGTGCGACACTGGCGGCGCGCTACGATGAAGCCTTCGCCGAAGATCCTCGTGTTTTCCGTCAGTCTGCCGCTACCGGTCGCACACACGCACATCACCTGTATCCGCTGCGTGTGGCAGGGCGAGAGCCCGCCGACATGCGCGCGGCCGTGTTTCACGCGCTGCGCCAGCGTGGTGTGCGGGTGAACGTGCACTATCGACCCGTCTATCTGCATTCCTACTATCAGGCGTTGGGATATCGCGCTGGTCTTTGTCCGGTTGCTGAGCACGCTTACGCTGGTCTGCTGTCCTTGCCGATGTGGCATGGACTGCGCGATGTGCAGCAGGCGCAGGTCATCGACCGGGTCCGGGATGCGCTGACGTCGGTGCTGCATGCCGGAGTCTGA
- a CDS encoding ATP-grasp domain-containing protein, with translation MSDTAQVGLLVGAGPEQLAALSVARAQGCRLVAVDGDPHAPGLALADVPVVVDLRDIDAVVDVARRHAVQFTVPTPIGARLVTQAAVHDALGLRGVGVQAARLCTDKRQFHQAMTAARVVVPAQIALPSAEMLAEASWSDLCEQLGTSVLVVKPPRGSGSRDVLVVEHESDWRSMTTQVCAAFPEDGLLVQAFVDGLVLGVDGAVIDGRVTVTLLREKRMSPWPHRVELAYRGPARLEPSVAQRVVALVTAGVDALAVQDAPLHADVVVTPAGQPVLIEMAMRPSGLRIASSLIPACTGISFLGEALSLHRFGYGRFAAQAMRPTLLHYWHHPGGRVLRVPTPRELLDIPQVLSAEVGWQPGQQVMMPTTVAELLRGGHLLVAADDWASVEGSLAAALSLFEVAADG, from the coding sequence GTGTCGGATACCGCACAGGTTGGACTGCTGGTTGGTGCCGGGCCGGAGCAGCTGGCGGCGCTGTCCGTGGCCAGAGCGCAGGGCTGTCGGCTCGTGGCGGTTGATGGAGATCCACACGCACCCGGCCTGGCGCTGGCCGATGTTCCCGTAGTGGTCGATCTTCGGGACATTGACGCGGTGGTCGACGTGGCACGCCGCCATGCCGTGCAGTTCACGGTCCCCACACCAATCGGCGCACGTCTCGTCACCCAGGCAGCGGTGCACGATGCGCTCGGTCTCCGCGGGGTTGGCGTGCAGGCAGCGCGATTGTGCACGGACAAGCGGCAGTTTCACCAAGCCATGACGGCTGCACGGGTGGTCGTGCCCGCCCAGATCGCGCTGCCCAGCGCCGAAATGCTCGCAGAGGCGTCGTGGAGCGACCTGTGTGAGCAGCTCGGAACATCGGTGCTGGTGGTGAAACCGCCACGCGGTTCGGGCAGTCGTGATGTGCTGGTGGTGGAACACGAGTCCGATTGGCGATCCATGACGACGCAGGTCTGTGCGGCCTTCCCCGAGGACGGACTGCTGGTGCAGGCATTCGTCGACGGCCTGGTGCTTGGCGTGGATGGTGCGGTCATCGACGGTCGGGTGACGGTGACCCTGCTGCGCGAGAAGCGCATGAGTCCCTGGCCGCATCGCGTGGAGTTGGCATACCGCGGGCCGGCGAGGCTCGAGCCGTCCGTGGCGCAGCGCGTGGTTGCACTCGTGACGGCAGGCGTTGACGCGCTCGCGGTCCAGGATGCGCCCTTGCACGCGGATGTGGTTGTGACGCCGGCAGGTCAGCCGGTGCTCATCGAGATGGCCATGCGTCCGTCGGGTCTGCGAATCGCGAGCAGTCTCATTCCAGCCTGCACGGGCATATCGTTCCTCGGTGAAGCGCTGTCGCTGCACCGTTTCGGGTATGGGCGCTTCGCAGCGCAGGCCATGCGTCCCACGCTGCTGCACTACTGGCACCATCCGGGAGGACGCGTGCTGCGTGTGCCAACGCCGCGTGAGCTGCTCGATATCCCGCAGGTGCTCTCAGCCGAAGTAGGCTGGCAACCCGGGCAGCAGGTCATGATGCCGACCACAGTGGCCGAGTTGCTGCGCGGTGGCCATCTTCTGGTCGCCGCTGATGACTGGGCATCGGTCGAGGGCAGTCTGGCGGCGGCTCTGTCACTTTTCGAGGTAGCGGCCGATGGTTGA